Below is a window of Roseivirga misakiensis DNA.
AACAGGAACAGCCCAAAAACTGATCAATGGTCGGTACACCTGGCAAACGTACTACGCATCATTCGCTGGTTATTTTCCAGCCGAAGAACCGCTTTATAGCTGTATAGTGGTAATCGATAGTCCTAAAGGGATGGATAAGTTTGGCGGTGATGTATCTGCTCCTGTCTTCAAAGAGATCGCTGATATGATCTATGCAAAGAATTTGGAAATCCACGATTCATTTGAATCTGATCTAATGGCCAGCCAAGGCAAGTTTCCAGTGATTAGAGCAGGCAAATTCGATGAGCTAAACGAGTTATGTAATCAACTAGGGATTTCAAACTATTTCGAAGGCCAGTCAGAATGGGTAAGGTCTACGGTGAGTAATAACGCCATTATTTGGAAAGAAAATCATGATGGAGAAAATCTAGTGCCGAATGTGAAAGGAATGTCACTACGGGATGCGATTTATATCCTCGAAAATATAGGGTTAAAAGTATCGGTTACCGGTTCGGGCAGAGTTGAAAAACAATCTGTTCCGGCCGGTAGGCGAATTACACAAGGAGCCCGAATTAAAATAGAACTTGGATAATGCCTCAGTTAAAGGACATATTATATAAAGTGTCGTTGACTTCTGTTTCTGGAGATATGGAAACTGAAGTGACCACGCTTGCCTTTGACTCAAGAAAGGTAGAAGTAGGAAGTGTATTCGTTGCCGTAACTGGAACACAGGTAAACGGTCATGACTACATCGAGCAGGCCATTGCACAAGGAGCGGTGGCGATCGTATGCGAAGAGCTTCCAAGAACGACAATTGATGATATCGCGATCATCCAAGTGAAAAACTCGGCACAAGCTCTGGGTTTTATGGCTTCCAATTACTACGGAAATCCATCTCAAAAATTAAAACTAGTTGGCGTAACAGGTACAAATGGAAAGACTACCTGCGTCACCTTATTGTATCACCTCTTTAGAGACTTAGGCTATAATACGGGGTTATTATCGACTGTTGACAACAAGATTAACGATGAAGTAATACCAGCAACTCATACGACACCAGACGCTATCACTATTAATAGAATGTTGGCGAAAATGGTGGCCAAAGGCTGCACACACTGCTTTATGGAGTCTAGTTCACATGCTATAGTTCAGCATCGAATTGCCGGACTATCTTACGCAGGGGCGGTTTTTACTAACCTGTCGCATGAGCATTTAGATTATCACAAGACTTTCGACGAGTATATAAAGGCAAAGAAATTATTATTCGATGGTTTACCATCAACTGCATTTGCATTGACGAATAGTGATGACAAACGTGGCATGGTCATGCTCCAGAATACCAAAGCCAGCAAGCATAAATATGCTTTAAAAAGCATGGCTGAATTCAAGGCTAGAATTATTTCGAACACCCTACAGGGTTTAGAACTTGATTTGGCTAATCAAAATGTTTGGTTCCGATTAATAGGTGATTTTAATGCCTACAACTTGTTAGCAGTTTTCGGTACGGCGGTTTTGCTGGAAGAAGACCCAGAAGAAGTGCTTCGAGTACTCTCAACCGTTAATTCAGCGCCGGGTCGTTTTGAGCAAGTACTAACCGAAACGGATATCACTGCTATTGTTGATTATGCGCATACGCCAGATGCTTTGGAAAATGTGCTGCTGACGATCAAGGAATTTAGGACAGGAAACGAAAAGGTGATTACGGTAGTCGGTTGTGGAGGAAATCGCGATGCGGAAAAGCGACCAATCATGGCCAAAATTGCCTGTGCATTGAGCGACAAAGTCATTTTGACTTCAGATAATCCAAGGTTCGAAGAGCCGATGGAAATCATCAAAGAAATGCAGACGGGGGTCACTCCTTCTAACTATAAAAAGACGCTTGTGATTGAGGATCGTAAAGAAGCGATCAAAACGGCAAGCGCCTTGGCTGAACCAAGCGATATCATATTGGTGGCTGGTAAGGGGCACGAAACCTATCAAGAAATCAAAGGAGAAAGAACGCCATTTGACGATAGAGCCATTTTAAAAGAGATGTTGAACCTAATCCACAAACAGAATTAAGAAATGCTATACTATCTGTTTGATTATTTGGACAAAGAATTCGACCTGATTGGGGCTGGGGTATTCCAGTACATTTCATTCAGGGCGGGTATGGCTACGCTCTTTTCGTTGTTGATTACAATCGTTTTCGGCAAGAAATTGATTCAAATTCTGCAAAAGAAGCAAGTGGGCGAATCTATTCGCGACCTTGGTCTTGCAGGGCAGATGGAGAAGAAAGGTACGCCAACTATGGGTGGACTAATCATCATCGCTGCCATAGTCATACCCACGCTGCTTTTCGCTCGACTAGAAAACATCTATGTTATACTGCTCCTAGTGACTACGCTAGCATTAGGGTCAATTGGTTTCCTAGATGACTACATCAAGGTATTTAGAAAGAACAAAGCTGGATTAGCTGGCAAATTCAAGGTTTTTGGTCAAATATTCGTAGGCCTAATTGTAGGGGCTACCCTCTACTTTAGTGACAACGTGGTGGTCAGGGAATTTGAAGAGCCACAGAGCACCGAAATCACTGAAGGTACAGATCAAGCCATTAGATACAATGATGTAAAGTCAACCACTACCACCATCCCTTTTGTAAAGGATAATGAACTGGATTATAGCAAGCTAAATCCAACAGATAAGGAGTGGATTACGGCTGCCATTTACATTTTGATCGTCATCTTCTTCATTACAGCAATCTCGAATGGCGCTAACCTAACAGATGGAATTGATGGCCTTGCGGCAGGGACCTCGGCAATTATAGGGCTGGCACTGGCTATTTTGGCGTACATATCAGGTAACGCAATTTTCTCCGATTACTTGAACGTGATGTTCATACCAAATTCGGGTGAGTTAGTAATTTTTTGTACAGCCTTTGTAGGAGCATGCGTAGGTTTCCTATGGTACAACTCTTACCCAGCTCAGGTTTTTATGGGTGATACAGGTAGTCTCTCTTTAGGAGGCGTGATCACTGTTTTGGCACTAGTACTCAGAAAAGAACTCTTGATTCCGGTCTTATGCGGAATCTTCATAATTGAAAATTTATCGGTAGTCATACAGGTAAGCTATTTCAAGTACACTAGAAAAAAATACGGTGAAGGCAGGAGAGTCTTTAAAATGTCTCCGCTGCATCATCATTACCAGAAATTAGATATACCAGAAGCCAAAATTGTCACAAGATTCTGGATCATCGGTATTCTACTGGCCATTATAGCATTAGCCACATTGAAATTAAGATAGAAGTAAAGCATTGAATAGAATACTAACCATACTAGGAGCCGGAGAAAGCGGTGTTGGTGCTGCCCTTTTGGGAAAGGCGCAGGGGTATGATGTGTTCGTTTCAGACTTCGGAATAATTGCCGAAGATTTCAAAAATGAGTTACGATCAGCAGGTATAGAATTCGAAGAAAATGGGCATAGTGAGGCCAGAATTCTAAAGAGCAATTTAGTGGTGAAAAGTCCGGGCATTCCTGATACGGCACCCATCGTTCAAGCCCTGAGAAATAGTGGCAACCTGATTATATCCGAGATCGAGTTTGCTGGAAAGTTTACCAAGGCCAAACTCATAGGAATCACAGGAACCAATGGCAAAACCACCACCACCATGCTGACCTACCATATTTTAAAAGGTGCAGGATATAATGTTGGGATGGCCGGAAATGTAGGAAAAAGCTTTGCAAGGCAAGTACTGACAGAAAACTACGATTGGTATGTCTTGGAGCTAAGCAGCTTTCAGTTAGACGATACTTACGAATTAAAATTAGAAATAGGAGTCCTATTGAATATCACGCCAGATCACTTGGATCGATACGATTACGACTTCAAAAAATATATCGCATCTAAGATGCGCATATTTCACCTTGTACACCTGGGATGTCATGCTGTCTATTGGCAAGATGACGCCCATATCGGGGAAGGCATTGCCAGCGCCACTAGTGGCCTGAATGTACGTCCCTTTTCGCTTAGTGGAGACGCCGCTGAGATAACACATATACAATTTGATAGGTTGTTTTATGTTCCCTTTGATTTTGAGATATCTGCCCCCAGAGCAGATATCTCAATCAAGGGACTACACAATGTTCAAAATGCCATGGCAGCGGGTAACGCGGCCCTATTGGCGGGAGTAAATAAAGAAGATCTACTCAAAGGATTAAAGACCTTTAAAAATGCCGAGCATCGACTAGAATTAGTCAAACGGCTAGAAGAGGTCGACTATATCAATGACTCCAAAGCAACCAATCTTGATTCTGTGAAATATGCCCTCGATGCATTCGATACACCGATTGTATGGATTGCAGGAGGAATAGATAAAGGAAATAATTATAGCCTAGTAGAGGCGATAGTCAGTGAAAAAGTAAAGGCTTTGATCTGTCTAGGAAAAGATAACACCAAGCTCGTCACCTCTTTCGAAAACATTGTGCCGACCGTTAAGTCGACCGATGATTTGATCAAAGCTATTCGATGGGCAAAGGAAATAGCAAAGCCGGGGGATACGGTGCTTCTCTCTCCAGCATGCTCAAGTTTCGACTTGTTTGACAATTATGAAGACCGAGGAAATAAGTTTAAAGAGGCAGTACTGAATCTATGATGGACAAGATAAAGGCGTGGACTGATAAGAATATTCAAGGGGATCCGGTGATATGGATCGTCGTGATATGTCTATCCGTGTTTGGGATCCTTGTGATCTACAGCGCTACTGGCTCATTGGCATACCGATCGGCCGGCGGAAATACCGAAAAGTACCTCATTAGGCACTCATTTATGGTAGTTCTAGCCCTTGGCGTCATGTGGTTGGCCCATAAAGTTGATTATCGATATTACTCTAAATTGACCCGTTACGCCCTCATCGCATCAGTACCATTATTACTCTACGCTTGGCTTTACGGTGCAAGTCACAATGATGCTTCGAGATGGATTGTCCTTCCTTTTGTAGGCATTCAATTCCAGCCTTCGGATTTAGCTAAATTGGCCCTAATAGCTGCTTTGGCAACAATGCTGGCTAAACGCCAACAAAACATAAAAGATTTCAAAGAATCATTGATACCAATGCTCGCATGGTGCGGAGGCATCTGCGGTCTAATTGCAATGACCAATATTTCTACCGCGGTTTTACTTTTCGCTACCTGTATGTTACTTCTTTTTATAGGGCGAGTACCGATGAAATATTTAGCCATGCTAGCCGTGGTCGGAGTCTTTGCAGGGCTCATCGCTATCAAAGTAGGTCAGCGTGGAACAACGGCTGAAAGTAGAATAAAGAGCTTTGTTCAAGGAACAGAAATCCCATATCAAGTAGAGCAATCCTATATCGCGATCGCTACGGGTGGGGTGATGGGCAAAGGCCCGGGAAATAGTGTGCAAAGAAACTTTTTGCCAGAAGCCTACGCAGATTTTGTCTACGCCATCATCATAGAAGAATATGGAATTGTGGGAGGAGCCATCGTGCTACTGCTTTACCTGGTATTGCTTTATAGAGGAATGCGGGTAGTAGCAAATAGCGACCGTGCTTTTGGAGGGCTATTATCGGCAGGGCTCAGTTTTGCCATTGTCATCCAAGCGCTGGTAAATATTGGAGTAGTTGTGGGTTTAGGCCCAGTTACAGGGCAAACCTTACCATTAATAAGTATGGGAGGTACCTCACTAATCTTTACAGGGTTGGCGCTAGGCATCATATTAAGTATTAGTAGAGGAGAAAGAGAAGATTTTTCTGCCATCAATGGCGAATCAAGAAATACGGCAAAGGCTATTTAGTGAAAGTAAGAAATACACCATATCGACTCATTATAAGCGGTGGAGGCACAGGAGGCCACGTGTATCCTGCCATAGCTATTGCCAATGCTTTTATGGCCAGATTCGAAGATGCTGAAATCCTCTTTGTTGGGGCTAAAGGGAAAATGGAAATGCAGAAAGTGCCTGAGGCTGGTTATCCAATTGAAGGACTCTGGATTAGTGGGTTACAAAGGAAATTGACACTTGATAACCTGTCATTTCCGCTCAAG
It encodes the following:
- the murD gene encoding UDP-N-acetylmuramoyl-L-alanine--D-glutamate ligase, with the translated sequence MNRILTILGAGESGVGAALLGKAQGYDVFVSDFGIIAEDFKNELRSAGIEFEENGHSEARILKSNLVVKSPGIPDTAPIVQALRNSGNLIISEIEFAGKFTKAKLIGITGTNGKTTTTMLTYHILKGAGYNVGMAGNVGKSFARQVLTENYDWYVLELSSFQLDDTYELKLEIGVLLNITPDHLDRYDYDFKKYIASKMRIFHLVHLGCHAVYWQDDAHIGEGIASATSGLNVRPFSLSGDAAEITHIQFDRLFYVPFDFEISAPRADISIKGLHNVQNAMAAGNAALLAGVNKEDLLKGLKTFKNAEHRLELVKRLEEVDYINDSKATNLDSVKYALDAFDTPIVWIAGGIDKGNNYSLVEAIVSEKVKALICLGKDNTKLVTSFENIVPTVKSTDDLIKAIRWAKEIAKPGDTVLLSPACSSFDLFDNYEDRGNKFKEAVLNL
- a CDS encoding FtsW/RodA/SpoVE family cell cycle protein, which codes for MDKIKAWTDKNIQGDPVIWIVVICLSVFGILVIYSATGSLAYRSAGGNTEKYLIRHSFMVVLALGVMWLAHKVDYRYYSKLTRYALIASVPLLLYAWLYGASHNDASRWIVLPFVGIQFQPSDLAKLALIAALATMLAKRQQNIKDFKESLIPMLAWCGGICGLIAMTNISTAVLLFATCMLLLFIGRVPMKYLAMLAVVGVFAGLIAIKVGQRGTTAESRIKSFVQGTEIPYQVEQSYIAIATGGVMGKGPGNSVQRNFLPEAYADFVYAIIIEEYGIVGGAIVLLLYLVLLYRGMRVVANSDRAFGGLLSAGLSFAIVIQALVNIGVVVGLGPVTGQTLPLISMGGTSLIFTGLALGIILSISRGEREDFSAINGESRNTAKAI
- a CDS encoding UDP-N-acetylmuramoyl-L-alanyl-D-glutamate--2,6-diaminopimelate ligase, with protein sequence MPQLKDILYKVSLTSVSGDMETEVTTLAFDSRKVEVGSVFVAVTGTQVNGHDYIEQAIAQGAVAIVCEELPRTTIDDIAIIQVKNSAQALGFMASNYYGNPSQKLKLVGVTGTNGKTTCVTLLYHLFRDLGYNTGLLSTVDNKINDEVIPATHTTPDAITINRMLAKMVAKGCTHCFMESSSHAIVQHRIAGLSYAGAVFTNLSHEHLDYHKTFDEYIKAKKLLFDGLPSTAFALTNSDDKRGMVMLQNTKASKHKYALKSMAEFKARIISNTLQGLELDLANQNVWFRLIGDFNAYNLLAVFGTAVLLEEDPEEVLRVLSTVNSAPGRFEQVLTETDITAIVDYAHTPDALENVLLTIKEFRTGNEKVITVVGCGGNRDAEKRPIMAKIACALSDKVILTSDNPRFEEPMEIIKEMQTGVTPSNYKKTLVIEDRKEAIKTASALAEPSDIILVAGKGHETYQEIKGERTPFDDRAILKEMLNLIHKQN
- the mraY gene encoding phospho-N-acetylmuramoyl-pentapeptide-transferase, encoding MLYYLFDYLDKEFDLIGAGVFQYISFRAGMATLFSLLITIVFGKKLIQILQKKQVGESIRDLGLAGQMEKKGTPTMGGLIIIAAIVIPTLLFARLENIYVILLLVTTLALGSIGFLDDYIKVFRKNKAGLAGKFKVFGQIFVGLIVGATLYFSDNVVVREFEEPQSTEITEGTDQAIRYNDVKSTTTTIPFVKDNELDYSKLNPTDKEWITAAIYILIVIFFITAISNGANLTDGIDGLAAGTSAIIGLALAILAYISGNAIFSDYLNVMFIPNSGELVIFCTAFVGACVGFLWYNSYPAQVFMGDTGSLSLGGVITVLALVLRKELLIPVLCGIFIIENLSVVIQVSYFKYTRKKYGEGRRVFKMSPLHHHYQKLDIPEAKIVTRFWIIGILLAIIALATLKLR